The nucleotide sequence CGCCTGGCGCTCGGACATGGACGCCTCGAGGGCGTCGCCGATCTCGGTGTAGCAGCGCAGCCCCAGGTCGGCCGCGAGCCGCTCCAGCTGGGCTCGCACACCGTGGTCGCGGGTGACCACGCAGACGCCACCGCCCCTGGCGCGGATACGCTCATGCAGGCCGGCCAGCACCGACGCCGCCGACGGGTCGACGGAGCCGGCTCGGCCCAGGTCGACCACGACATGACGGCTGTCGGCGGCGTTGGCGGCCCACCGGACCTCGTCGGCCAGTGCGGCGTCGAGATCGCCGGGAACGGTCAGGATCGTGCAGCCACCGAAGTCGCGGGCCTGCACGGCGACGTCGTTGCTCACGGACGCTTCACCACCATCGGTTCGGGAGGCCTGGACTCCACCCCGAGTCCTGCCAAGCCTCCAGTGGTCGGCACCCGGCGAGGGGAACGTTCGCCCCGTCCGGTGCCGATTTCACCCGACGCCTACCTTTACTGAGCGTCGTGTGAACTGTCAAGGTCTCCATGGATCATCGCGAGGACGTCACTCTGGCACGGCGGCCGCCCGGAATCAAGATCCTTTGCGCCGTCAACCTCACGTGCCGCGCCGGATGCAACCGTGCGCCCTGGTCGGGCGTCATCTCGAGTGGCGGGCCGGCGAGCCCGCCACGGGGGTGCCCGCGCCGTTCGCGGCGCACCGGGTGGCCGGG is from Jiangella alkaliphila and encodes:
- a CDS encoding STAS domain-containing protein, with amino-acid sequence MSNDVAVQARDFGGCTILTVPGDLDAALADEVRWAANAADSRHVVVDLGRAGSVDPSAASVLAGLHERIRARGGGVCVVTRDHGVRAQLERLAADLGLRCYTEIGDALEASMSERQAGLARA